Part of the Janibacter endophyticus genome is shown below.
TCTACGACGCCGAGATGCCGCACTTCATCGACCGCAACCTCGACTCGCCGCTCGACCTGGTGACCCGCCCGCGCGCCGGCCTCGAGCTGCTCCGGCTGGGCGCGTGGCGCCGGCTCGGCCCGTCGATGGGACGGCGCTTCGAGGACGACCGGCTGCAGCGGCTGCTCACCTTCCAGGCGATGTATGCCGGTCTGCCCCCGCGTGAGGCGCTGGCGATCTACGCGGTCATCACCTACATGGACACGGTCGAAGGCGTGTACTTCCCCGCCGGCGGCATGGGTGCGCTGGCCCGGGGGCTCGCCGACGCGGTGACTGCTGCGGGTGTCGAGCTGGTCACCGACGCCGAGGCGAGCGCCATCGTGCAGGGCGGTGACGGCTCGGTCGCCGGGGTCCAGCTCACCTCGGGCGAGATCGTCGCGGCCGACGTCGTCGTCGCCACCCTCGACCTGCCCGTCCTCTACCGCGAGCTCCTGCCCCACCTCTCGGTCCCGCGCTCGCTGCGCTCGCCCGCCCTGTCGCCCTCCGCCGTCGTCTGGCACGTCGGGACGAAGGGGGAGCTGCCGGCCGGCACCGCCCACCACAACATCCACTTCGGCCGGGCCTGGGACGACTCCTTCGACGCGCTCATCCACCGCCACGAGCTCATGCCCGACCCGTCCCGGCTCGTCTCGGTACCCTCGCTGACCGACCCGTCGCTGGCCCCCGACGGGTCGAGCACCCTCTACGTCCTCGAACCCGTGCCGCACAACGGATCCGGCATCGACTGGGACGCCGAGGAAGGACCGATGCGCGAGCGGCTGCTCACCTTCCTCGAGGACGCCGGGTACCCCCGCGACATCACCGTCGAGCACATGGACACCCCGCGCGAGTGGGCGGCCCGAGGGATGGCCGGCGGGACCCCCTTCGCCCTGGCCCACACCTTCGGGCAGACCGGACCCTTCCGCCCGGCCAACCACGAGCCGCGCGTCCCCGGACTCTTCTTCGCCGGGTCCTCCACGACCCCCGGCGTCGGCGTGCCGATGGTCCTCGTCAGCGGGCGGCTCGCCGCCGAGCGGGTCGCCGACCACCTCGCCGGAGGGCGCCGACGACGCGTCCGCCGACGACGGAGGAGCGACGCGTGACGATCACGGACCCCCTTCTCGCAGAGGGCTACCGGCGAGCCGCGATCATCACCCGCGAGCGCGCGACGACGTACTACTGGGGTGCCCGGCTGCTGCCCATCGAGCAGCGCCGCCATGTCCACGCCATCTACGCGCTGTGCCGCATCGCCGACGACATCGTCGACGACGAGGGCGCCACGCAGCCGCAGGCGGTCGCCGCCACCGCGGCCCGGCTCACCCGGTTCGAGGAGGACTTCCGCCGGGCTCGGTCCAGCCCCCACCCCGACCCGGTCCTGCGCGCCGCCGCCCGCAGCGCCGCGGAGTGCGACATCGACCAGGGCTGCTTCGACCGCTTCTTCACGGCGATGCGCAGCGACCTCACGACCACCCGCTACGAGACCTGGGCGGACCTGCTCGGCTACATGGACGGCTCGGCCGCGGTCATCGGAGAGATGATGCTGCCCGTGCTGCGACCCACCGACCCCGCCGCGGCGCTCCAGCCGGCGCGGGCACTGGGCGACGCCTTCCAGCTGACGAACTTCCTGCGAGACATCGTCGAGGACCACCAGCGCGGCCGTGCGTACGTCCCTCAGGAGGACCTCGCCCGCCACGGCATCGATCTTGACCACTACGTCCGCACCCGGCACGTCGACGACCGCTGGCGCGCCTTCATGGCCGAGCAGGTCGACCGCAACCGCGCCCTCTACGACGAGGCCGACCCCGGGCTCGCCCTGCTGCCCGGTGCCGCCGGCCGGTGCGTGCGCACCGCCCGCGACCTCTACGCCGGCATCCTCGACCGCATCGAGCTGGCCGGCTACGACGTCCTGACCCAGCGCGTGCGCGTCCCCACCCGGACCAAGGTGGCGCTCGCGGCCCGCCGGACGGTCCCCCGTCGTCGTCCACCCCACGCGGTGGCCCGCTGATGCACCTCGCGTACCTCGCGGCCCTCGTCCTGTCCATCCTCGGTACCGCGCTCATCGACCACCGATGGCGGCTGTTCGTCTTTGCGCGGCCACGCGCGGGGATGGCCGTGCTCGCCGTCGGCGTGCTCTTCTTCACGCTCTGGGACGCCCTGGCGATCGCGCTCGGCATCTTCTTCCGGGGTGACAGCCCCTACCTCAGCGGGGTCATGGTCGGACCGGAGTTCCCCGTCGAGGAGCTCTTCTTCCTCACCCTGCTCTGCTGGTCGGCGATGGTCGCGTGGACCGGGGCGCATCGCTGGCTGGGGGCGACGGGGGAGCAGCCGTGACCTTCGTCCTCGTCAACGCGCTCTTCCTCGGGGTGGCCCTCGCCGTCGCCCTGGTGGCCCACAGGAGGGTGCCGCCGGCCGCCGGGTCGCGGCGGGTCGCCCCCTTCGTCGTCGCCTTCCTCGCCATGGCGGCGCTGACGACCGTCTTCGACAACCTCATGATCGCGGCGGACCTCTTCGACTACGGGCGCGAGCACCGGCTAGGCATCCTCGTCGGGCAGGCCCCGATCGAGGACTACGCCTACCCGCTCGGCGCGCTCGTGCTGCTGCCCGCGGTGTGGCGGCTGCTCACCGCGGACCGACCCGGGCGGGACGAGCGATGAGCCTCTCCGTGCGCGACCTCGTGCTCGCCTCCCGGCCGGTCAGCTGGGTCAACACGGCCTACCCCTTCGCGGCCGCCTACCTCCTCGCGACCCGCACGGTCGACGCCCGGCTGATCGTCGGCACCCTCTTCTTCCTCGTCCCCTACAACCTGCTGATGTACGGGGTCAACGACGTCTTCGACCACGAGTCCGACCTCGCCAACCCGCGCAAGGGCGGCGCCGAGGGGGGCCTCGTCGACCCAGGCGCGCTGCGCAGTCTGCTCCTGGCGAGCCTGGCCCTCCCAGTCCCCCTCGTCGTCTGGCTGCTCGCGCAGGGGTCGGCGGCGGCGGGTGTCGTCCTCGTCCTGTGCCTCGCGGCGGTGCTCGGCTACTCGGTGCCCGGGCTGCGGCTCAAGGAGCGGCCGGTGCTCGACTCGATGACCTCGAGCGCGCACTTCGTCGGCCCGGCGGTCTACGGGCTCGTGCTCGCGGACATCGCTGTGCCGCAGCGGATCTGGCCGATCGTCGCGGCCTTCTTCGCCTGGGGGATGGCCAGCCACGCCTTTGGCGCGGTGCAGGACGTGCTGCCCGACCGGGCCGGCGGGATCCGCTCGATCGCCACCCAGCTCGGGGCACGGCGCGTGGTGCGGCTGGCCACGCTCGCCTACCTCGTGTCGTCCGTGCTGCTGCTCCTCGGTCCCTGGCCGGCCCCGCTCGCCGCCCTGCTCCCGCTGCCCTACGCCTGGCTCGTCTGGCGGCACCGCGACGTCACGGACGAGACCTCCGCGACGACGAACCGCGGCTGGCGGCACTTCCTCGGGCTCAACTACCTCACCGGGTTCCTCGTCACCCAGCTGCTCATCGCGGCGGTGATGTGGTGGTGAGCACGCAGGTCGGGACGGTCGAGGAGGTCGTGCTGCTGTCCGCGGGCGGCGAGGCGGTGGGGCGCGTGCCCAAGGCCGGCGTGCACCACGGGGCGACGCCGCTGCACCTCGCGTTCTCCTGCCATGTCGTCGACACCGATGGACGGGTCCTGGTGACCCGGCGCGCCGCGAGCAAGGTCGCCTGGCCGCTGATCTGGACCAACGCGGTCTGCGGGCACCCGGCGCCGGGCGAGTCGCTCGAGGACGCGGTACGGCGCCGCGCGCTCGACGAGCTCGGCCTCGTCGTCCCGGGGGTGCGCCTCGTCCTGCCCCGCTTCGCCTACGCCGCGGTCAGCGCAGGCGTGCTCGAGCACGAGCTCTGCCCGGTGGTCGTGGCCGTCGTGCCGAGGGGGTCGTCCCTGACCCCGGCACCCGCGGAGGTCGCAGATCACCGCTGGCTGGCCTGGGCCGAGCTCAGCGCCTCGATCGACGCGGACCCGGCCGCCTGGTCACCGTGGATGCGCCTGCAGCTCGGGCTCCTCGAGGGCCCTCCCACGCACTGGCCCACGGCCGTCGACGACACCCTGCCGCACGCCCTTCGCCCCATCGGGTGACGCGGGGTTGGCGCGGGGGTCCCAGGCTGCTTTGATCCACGCATGACCTCACCGGCCGACGGCCACGACACGATCCGGGTACGCGGCGCCCGCGTCAACAACCTGCAGGGCGTCGACGTCGACATCCCGAAGCGGAGGCTCACCGTCTTCACCGGCGTCTCCGGGTCCGGCAAGAGCAGCCTGGTCTTCGGGACGATCGCGGCCGAGAGCCAACGGCTGCTCAACGAGACGTACTCGACCTTCCTCCAGTCCTTCATGGCGACGCCGGCGCGGCCCGAGGTCGACGAGCTGGCGAACGTCACCTCGGCGATCGTCGTCGACCAGGAGCGGATGACGCCCAACGTGCGCTCGACCGTCGGCACGGTCACCGACGCCTACGCGCTGCTGCGCCTGCTGTGGTCGCGCCGCTCCAGGCCGTACGTCGGGTCCTCGCAGGCCTTTGCCTTCAACATCGCCTCCGCGCAGGGCTCGGGGGTTCTCCGGGTTGCGGGCGGCAAGGCCGAGAAGAAGACGTTCGAGGTCATCGGCGGGATGTGCCCGGGGTGCGAAGGGAGAGGGCGCACCGCAGCCATCGACGTCGACGCCGTCGTCGACAGGAGCAAGAGCCTCAATGACGGGGCGATCCTCGCCCCGGGGTACGGCGTCGGCACCTGGATGTGGCGCACCTACGCCGAGCTCGAGCACCTCGACCCGGACAAGCCGCTGCGCGACTACTCCGAGGAGGAGTGGACCTGGCTCTGGGAGCAGGAGCCGACGAAGGTGAAGTTCGCGGGGATGAACTCGACCTACCAGGGCCTCGTCCACCGGATCCGCGCCAACTACGTCGAGAAGGACTCCAAGCAGGCGCACATCACCGCCTTCCGCGACAAGATCGCGACCTTCGCCGACTGCCCCGAGTGCGGCGGCACCCGGCTCAACGAGGCCGCGCGGTCCGCCACCGTCGCGGGCCGGACCCTGCCCGAGGTCTCGGCGATGCAGGTCTCCGACCTGCTCGCGTGGGTCCAGGACCTTGACGAGCCGTCGGTCGGGCCGCTGCTCACGGGGCTCACCGAGATGCTCCAGGGCTTCGTCGACATCGGCCTCGGCTACCTCTCGCTCGACCGCGAGTCCGGCACGCTCTCGGGCGGTGAGGCCCAGCGGGTCAAGATGATCCGCCACCTCGGCTCGGCCCTGACAGACGTCACCTACGTCTTCGACGAGCCGACGGTCGGCCTGCACCCGCACGACATCGCGAAGATGAACGACCTGCTCCAGCAGCTGCGCGACAAGGGCAACACCGTGCTCGTCGTCGAGCACAAGCCCGAAGTCATGGCGATCGCCGACCACATCATCGACCTCGGTCCTGGCGCGGGCACCGACGGCGGGCGCGTGACCTACGAGGGTGACCTGGGTGGTCTGCGCGCCTCCGGCACGGTGACCGGGCGATACCTCGACACGAAGATCGGCCTGCGCGACTCCCTTCGGCGGCCGACGGGTGCGATCGAGATCCGGGGGGCGTCGACGCACAACCTCCGCGACGTCGACGTCGACCTCCCCACGGGGGTGCTCACCGTCATCACCGGCGTCGCGGGGTCGGGCAAGTCCTCGCTCGTCCACGGCTCGCTCGTCGGCCGCGACGACGTGCTCGTCGTCGACCAGTCCGCGATCAAGGGCTCACGCCGCTCCAACCCCGCGACGTACTCCGGGCTGCTCGACCCGATCCGGACCGCCTTCGCCAAGGCCAACGGGGTCAAGCCCGCGCTCTTCTCCGCGAACTCCGAGGGCGCCTGCCCGGCGTGCAGCGGCTACGGCGTCATCTACACCGACCTCGCCGTGATGGCGGGCGTGACGATCCCGTGCGAGGAGTGCGAGGGTCGCCGTTTCAGGCCCGAGGTGCTCGAGCACACGCTCCACGGGCTCGCGATCGACGAGGTGCTCCGCCTCTCGATCGCCCAGGCCGCAGAGGTCTTCACGACCGGCAAGCCGAAGCAGATCCTCGCCCGGCTCCTCGACGTCGGCCTCGGCTACATCACCCTCGGCCAGCCGCTCACGACCCTCTCCGGCGGCGAGCGCCAGCGGCTCAAGCTCGCCTCGCAGATGGGCGGCGAGGGCACGACGATCGTCCTCGATGAGCCGACCTCCGGTCTGCACCTCGCCGACACCGAGATGCTGCTGACGATGCTCCACCGGCTCGTTGACCAGGGGCACTCGCTCATCGTCATCGAGCACAACCTCACGGTCATGGCGCAGGCCGACCGGATCATCGACATCGGCCCGGGCGCCGGGCACGACGGTGGCCGGGTGGTCTTCGAGGGCACCCCTGCCGAGATGGTGGCGACGGGGCAGACCCTCACCGCCGAGGCCCTGCGCACCTGGGTCTCCTGACCCGCTCCCCCCTGATCCGCACGAGCCAAGGCTCGTGTCCCCCGAATTCGCACGAGCCAAGGCTCGTACCGCGTCACGGCGGTACGAGCCTTGGCTCGTGCGAAGGGCGGGGGGGGGTGGGTGGGTGGTGGGTCGGGTCAGAGGCGGACGATCATCTTGCCGGTGTTCGCGCCGGCAAGCAGGTCGATGAAGGCCTGCGGCGCCGCGTCGAGCCCCTCGCGCACCGTCTCGTCGGAGGTCAGCCGCCCCTCGGCCAGCCACCCGGCGGCCCGCTCGCGGTACTCGGCCGCGAGGTCGGGGTACTGCCCGACGATGAAACCGCGCAGGGTGAGTCCCTTGCCGATCGCCTGGAAGAGGTTGCGCGGACCAGGGGTCGCCTCGGTCGCGTTGTACTGCGAGATCGCCCCGCACATCGCCACCCGGCCGTGCAGCCGCAGCGCCGAGATCGCGGCCTCGAGGTGTTCGCCGCCGACGTTGTCGAAGTACACGTCGATACCCTCCGGTGCCGCCGCCTGCAGGCTCTCGCGCACCGGCCCGTCCTTGTAGACGAAGGCGTCGTCGTAGCCGAGCTCGAGCACGCGGGCGACCTTGTCGGCCGTCCCCGCCGAGCCGATGACCCTCGACGCACCGAGCGCCTTGGCGACCTGCCCCGCGATCTGGCCCACCGCGCCGGCCGCCCCGGAGACGAAGACGACATCCCCTTCGCGCATCTCGGCGACTGCTGTCAGGCCGACGTACGCGGTGACCCCCGGCATCCCGAGGACCCCGAGGTAGGCGGAGTCGGACACGCTCGAGATGTCGACGACCGTCACCCGCGACGCCGGCAGCACCGCGTGCTCGCGCCAACCGAGCCCGTGCAGGACACGGTCGCCGACGGCCACGTCGGGGGAGCGGGAGGCGAGGACCTCGCCGACCGCACCGCCGTCGAGCGGTGCGTCGAGGGCGAAGGGGGCGACGTAGGACTTCACGTCGTTCATCCGTCCGCGCATGTAGGGGTCGACGGACATCACCGTGTTGCGCACGAGGATCTCGCCGTCGCCGAGCTCGGGCAGCTCGACCTCCTCGAGCCGGAAGTCGGCCGGCGTGGGGGCACCCTGCGGGCGGGCGGCGAGGGCGATGTGGCGGGTGCGGGTCGGCAGGCTCATGGGTCGACGATCCCATACCGTGCGCACGGGCCAAGGCTCGTACCTCGTCGAGGGGTACGAGCCTTGGCTCGTGCGAAGGGGGTGGGCGGGCGAGGTGGGGTGGGGTGAGGGAGGGTCGCGGGGTGGGGGCTGACACCCACCCTCGGTGGGGGTGACGTGCAGATCCGCCTCGCTGGCTGGAGTCACGCGAGCCGCCCGGCCTAGCGTCGGGTTCAGCAATCGACCTCGACCAACAGGAGTGATGACCATGATCAGCTGGGGAATCATCGGCTGGATCGTCCTGGGCGGCCTCGCCGGCTGGCTTGCGAGCAAGATCATGAACACCGACGAGCAGCAGGGCATCGTGCTCAACGTCGTCGTCGGCGTCGTGGGTGGCCTCATCGGCGGCTTCCTGCTCAGCGCGCTGGGCTTCGACGTCGAGGGTGCTGGAGTGATCTTCAGCTTCCTCACCGCGCTGCTCGGAGCGGTGATCCTGCTCTTCATCGTCACGTCGGTGACCGGTCGCCGCCGCGGCTGACGGTCGATTCGTGACGAGCGCCCCACGCACCCGCGTGGGGCGCTCGTGCGTCGGGCCCCGACGGACCAGCCAGAGTGGGCCTGAACGACGAGGCGAAGGGGGAGTGCCGGCATGAGCCTCTTCTGGCGGGGGCGAACCTCCTCGACAAGCTCGGCATGCGTGACCGGGTCGAGCTGACGCGTTACGCCATCCGGATCGGGCTCATCGAGGCCTGAGCCGGGTAGGAGCCTTGGCTCGTGCGAAGGGATTGGGCAGGAGCCTTGGCTCGTGCGAAGGGGTGGGGGCGGGGGTGGCAGGGTGGGCCCATGAGGTCCTACTGCGCGGTCCACGTCGACGTCGGCTACCTGCTCGCCTCGGCTGCGACCTACGTCACCGGCAGCTCGCTGCGCCGCGGCGTCACCGTCGAGTACCCGACGCTCATCGCCCGCCTCGTCGAGCAGGCCGAGACCTCCTCGGGGCTCCCGCTGCTGCGGGTGAACTGGTACGACTCGGGCGCGCGGCCGGGTGGTCAGCCGGACTTCCAGCAGGAGGAGATCGGCCTGCTGCCCGGGGTCAAGCTGCGCCTCGGTCGCCTGTCGTACTCCGGCGACCAGAAGGGCGTCGACATCCGGATCGGCCTGGACCTCGCGATCCAGGGGCGCAACCGGGTCGCCGACGTCGTCTACCTCGTCTCCGGCGACGACGACCTCACCGAGGCGGTCGAGGAGGCGCAGAGCCACGGCGTCCAGGTCATCCTCCTCGCCGTGCCCGACCACCAGGGCCGTCCGCACGGCGTCGCCAAGCACCTGCGCCGCGAGGTCGACGGCCTGCTGCTCATCGACGCCGAGACGATCGCGGCGACCGTCCGCTCGGTCGCGATCCCCGACGAGCTCATCCCGGAGGACCCCGACGCGGAGCCGACCGCGGAGCCGGGGGAGGACGAGGTCGCCTCTCCCACCGGCCCGCCGGCGGAGGAGCCCACTGTCGAGGCGAAGGGGGAGCAGCCCCCTTCGCCTTCCGTGCCGGCACCCCCGGCCGAACCCACCCCGGCCGCCGGGGCTCCCCCGACGCCCGGGCCCACCCCCTCGTCCGGGGCGCCGGCCGGACCCAGCCCGGCCGTCTTCGCCCGGCGGAAGGCGACCACTCTCGTGCTCCCCGGCGCCGACGTCATGGAGGAGGTGCCCTTCGACCCCGAGGTCGGGGTGACCGCCGACCTCGTCGACGGCGTCGCCAAGCAGCTCGTCGCGTCGTGGTGCGCCACGTCGACGCCGGCCCAGCTCGCCACCCTGCGCGACTCGCGGCCGGCGATCCCCGCCGAGCTCGACCGGGCGCTGCTCATGGACCTCGCCTCGCGCAGCCAGGGCGCGCACCTCTCCGACGAGGTGCGTCAGCACCTGCGCGACCGCTTCTGGGTGCACGTCAGCCGCGTCCGCATGGAGTGAGTTCTGCCGCGCGCAACACGATCACCGTGCCCGGTCGGTGCGCGTGCTCAGCTCGTACGGTGCACCTTGTGCGCGGCGGCCTGGGCGAGCGGGCGGACGGTCAGCTTGTCGATGTTGACGTGGTGCGGCAGGCCCGCGACCCACGAGACGCACTCGGCAATGTCCTCCTGGGTGAGCGGCTCCTCGACCCCGGCGTAGACGGCGTCGGCCTTGGCCTCGTCCCCGTCGAAGCGCACGAGCGCGAACTCGTCCGAGCGCACCATGCCCGGCGCGATGTCGCACACCCGCACCGGCTCGCCGTTGAGCTCGAGCCGCAGCGCGTCGCTCATCGCGCTCTCGGCGGCCTTGGCGCCGCAGTAGCCCGCACCGCCCTCGTAGGTGACCTGCCCGGCGACCGAGGTGATCGTGACGATCGTGCCGCGCCCCGCCCGCAGCGCCGGCAGCAACGCCTGGGTGACCGCCGCCGTCCCGAGGACGTTGGTCTCGTACATGTCCCGCCAGCGCTGCAGGTCCGAGGTCACCACCGGCTCGAGCCCGAAGGCGCCGCCCGCGTTGTTCACGAGCAGGGCCACCTCGGGGCCGGCCGCCTCCGCGAGGGCTGCGACGTCGTCCCCCTTCGTCACGTCGCAGGTCACCGCCCGGCCACCGATCTCGGCCGCGAGGGCCTCCACCCGATCGGTCCGGCGGGCCGCGACGACCACGTCGTAGCCGTCGGCCGCGAGCCGCTGCGCGCACGCCCTGCCGATCCCGCTGCTCGCCCCGGTCACGACCGCCACACCACGAGAGCTGCTCATGAGAGCGAGCCTACGACGGTGACGCTCAGCCCCAGGCGGCGATCAGCTCGCTCACGGCGAGCCACGTCGCCCCCGCGCACACCAGGACGAAGCTGCCCTGCCACAGCGCGCTCGGCAGCCCCGTGAGCCGGGCGAGCGCCCCCGCGTCGCTGCGCGGGTCCCGGCGGCCGAGGACCGCGCCGAGATGGCGCCACGCCCCGACGAGCAGGAGCAGCCCGACCCCCACGACGACGTGTTGCTGCACGCGGTCGTCGCGCCACCACCACATCGCCCCGGCGGCAGCGAGGGCCGCCAGGACGACTGCCAGGGTAAGCAGCGAGCGGACGTAGAGGAGCGCCACGAGCAGCACGAGGAGCGTGAGGGTGAGCAGGGGCGCAGCCCAACCCCGTGCACCGGCGAGCACGAGCAGCGCGCCGACGACCGCCGGCACGGGGTAGCCCGCCCACGTCGTCGCCACCATGCCCGGCCCCTTCGGCCGTCCGACGGTGACGGCGTGCCCCGACATGTCCCGCCGGAGGACGAAGCCGGTGAACCGTCGGCCCACCGCGACCCCGGCACCTGCGTGCCCGAGCTCGTGGACGAGCGTCACGGCGAGCCGCAGCACCCGCCACGCCGGAGCCCAGCCGACAGCCACGGCGGTGAGCGCGAGCACCACGAGCACCCCGGCGGGGGTGAGCAGCTCGGTCCGCCCCGCCGGGGACCACCGGATCACGACGTCGGAGAGGTCCATCGCCTGGACAGTAGGTGCTTGACCTGGGACCCGACCGCCGATCCGCCGGGCGACGTGCCACGATGCGGTCCATGCCTCTCGAGCGTGAGCTGACCGAGCCGGTCGACCTGGCCCGTGGCCGCCACCTCAATCGCGACGCCGTCGGCTGGTCACGCACGCCCGTGCACCGCACCGAGATCAGCGGCTGGGGGCGCACCAAGCGCTGGGAGTACTGGGGCATCGTCACCGACACCCACGTCGTCGGTCTCGTCGTCGCGAGCCTGGACTACCTCGCCACCGCCTCGGTCTACGTCCTCGACCGGGAGACCAAGGAGGAGTGGGTACGCGACGGCCTCTCCCCCTTCGCCCGACCCGAGCTGAGCGACGTCCCCGGCGACGGGTCCGCCCGCCTCTCCGCCGGCGGGGTGACCATCGAGATCACCGAGGGGGACGGGACCACCGCGATCAGCCTCGAGGCGAAGGGGGTCCGCCTCGCCGTCGACGTCGAGCGGGACGGCAGCGACTCGCTGAGCGTCGTCGTGCCGTGGAGCGAGCGGCTCTTCCAGATGACGACGAAGGACCTCGCCAACCGGGTGACCGGCACGCTCACCCTCGACGGCACCGAGCACGCCGTCGACGGCTGGGCGGTGCTCGACCGCGGTCGCGGCCGCTGGCCCTACCGGAACACGTGGAACTGGGGCGCCGGCAGCGGCGTCGTCCACGGGCAGCGCGTCGCGGTCCAGGTCGGTGGCCGGTGGACCGACGGCACCGGCTCGACGGAGAACGCCGTCTTCGTCGACGGGCGCGCGCACAAGATCAGCGAGGACCTCGAGTGGGCCTACGACCGCAAGGACTGGGGGGCGGGCTGGCGGGTGCTCGGCAAGGACGTGGCGCTGACCTTCCGCCCCTTCCACGTCCGGCACGCGGTGACCGAGGCGGGCGTGGTGGCCATCAAGACGCACCAGGCCTTCGGCCACTGGGGCGGGACGGTGATCCTCGAGGACGGCACGCCGCAGCAGATCCAGGGCCTCGTCGGGTGGGCCGAGGAGTGCCGCAACCGCTGGTGACCTCCCTCCTTCTTCGCACGAGCCAAGGCTCGTGCCGGCGGCGCGGGCGTGCGAGGGTTGGGTCATGGCTGACGTGACCCTGCTCCACAACCCGCGGTGCTCGACCTCGCGGCACGCCCTCGAGGTCATCGAGGGCACGGATGTCGCCGCGGACGTCGTGCAGTACCTCAAGAACCCGCTCGACGAGGCGGCCTTGCGCGACCTCATCGGCAAGCTCGAGGACCCGGTGACTGATCTCGTGCGCCGCGACCCCTACTTCAAGGATCAGGGGCTGACCGACGACGACGTGCAGACGGACGACCAGGTCGTCGCCGTGCTGCTCGAGCACCCGCGCCTGCTCCAGCGCCCCGTGATCATCCGGGGTGAGCGCGCCATCATCGGCCGCCCCAAGGACCGCGTCGCCGAGTTCGTCAGCTGACTAC
Proteins encoded:
- a CDS encoding NYN domain-containing protein, which translates into the protein MRSYCAVHVDVGYLLASAATYVTGSSLRRGVTVEYPTLIARLVEQAETSSGLPLLRVNWYDSGARPGGQPDFQQEEIGLLPGVKLRLGRLSYSGDQKGVDIRIGLDLAIQGRNRVADVVYLVSGDDDLTEAVEEAQSHGVQVILLAVPDHQGRPHGVAKHLRREVDGLLLIDAETIAATVRSVAIPDELIPEDPDAEPTAEPGEDEVASPTGPPAEEPTVEAKGEQPPSPSVPAPPAEPTPAAGAPPTPGPTPSSGAPAGPSPAVFARRKATTLVLPGADVMEEVPFDPEVGVTADLVDGVAKQLVASWCATSTPAQLATLRDSRPAIPAELDRALLMDLASRSQGAHLSDEVRQHLRDRFWVHVSRVRME
- a CDS encoding SDR family oxidoreductase, translating into MSSSRGVAVVTGASSGIGRACAQRLAADGYDVVVAARRTDRVEALAAEIGGRAVTCDVTKGDDVAALAEAAGPEVALLVNNAGGAFGLEPVVTSDLQRWRDMYETNVLGTAAVTQALLPALRAGRGTIVTITSVAGQVTYEGGAGYCGAKAAESAMSDALRLELNGEPVRVCDIAPGMVRSDEFALVRFDGDEAKADAVYAGVEEPLTQEDIAECVSWVAGLPHHVNIDKLTVRPLAQAAAHKVHRTS
- the arsC gene encoding arsenate reductase (glutaredoxin) (This arsenate reductase requires both glutathione and glutaredoxin to convert arsenate to arsenite, after which the efflux transporter formed by ArsA and ArsB can extrude the arsenite from the cell, providing resistance.), whose amino-acid sequence is MADVTLLHNPRCSTSRHALEVIEGTDVAADVVQYLKNPLDEAALRDLIGKLEDPVTDLVRRDPYFKDQGLTDDDVQTDDQVVAVLLEHPRLLQRPVIIRGERAIIGRPKDRVAEFVS
- a CDS encoding DUF2804 domain-containing protein, which produces MPLERELTEPVDLARGRHLNRDAVGWSRTPVHRTEISGWGRTKRWEYWGIVTDTHVVGLVVASLDYLATASVYVLDRETKEEWVRDGLSPFARPELSDVPGDGSARLSAGGVTIEITEGDGTTAISLEAKGVRLAVDVERDGSDSLSVVVPWSERLFQMTTKDLANRVTGTLTLDGTEHAVDGWAVLDRGRGRWPYRNTWNWGAGSGVVHGQRVAVQVGGRWTDGTGSTENAVFVDGRAHKISEDLEWAYDRKDWGAGWRVLGKDVALTFRPFHVRHAVTEAGVVAIKTHQAFGHWGGTVILEDGTPQQIQGLVGWAEECRNRW
- a CDS encoding M50 family metallopeptidase encodes the protein MDLSDVVIRWSPAGRTELLTPAGVLVVLALTAVAVGWAPAWRVLRLAVTLVHELGHAGAGVAVGRRFTGFVLRRDMSGHAVTVGRPKGPGMVATTWAGYPVPAVVGALLVLAGARGWAAPLLTLTLLVLLVALLYVRSLLTLAVVLAALAAAGAMWWWRDDRVQQHVVVGVGLLLLVGAWRHLGAVLGRRDPRSDAGALARLTGLPSALWQGSFVLVCAGATWLAVSELIAAWG